CCTGCTGACGGCTGACGGAGAAGAATTAAAGCTAAAATCTTTTCCCGGCATAGCTAAAAAATACAATCTTAGAATATGATGCTTAAAATAGAAGGGGTTGAAATCGAATGGGCCGAATCAAAGGGGCGGAAACTCAGACTTACCATATCGCCTAAGACGGCTATTCCCTGTATCCATGTTCCGAAAAACTATTCTCAAACTAAAGCCTTGGACTTTGTAAAAGAAAACATTGCGTGGATAAAAAAACATCAGGCACGAATAGAGGAAAAGATTTTTAAGAAGAATATAAAAGCCTCATTAAAGGACGGCTCCACGGTAAGTTTATGGGGAGCCGACTATAAAATCAAAATACTGCGTGCTAAAAAAAATGCAAGCGTCGCAGTCGATGATGATTTTATCTATTTAAAAGAACCTCCCGGAGCGGATCCCAAAAAAC
The DNA window shown above is from Treponema denticola and carries:
- a CDS encoding YgjP family zinc-dependent metalloprotease; translation: MMLKIEGVEIEWAESKGRKLRLTISPKTAIPCIHVPKNYSQTKALDFVKENIAWIKKHQARIEEKIFKKNIKASLKDGSTVSLWGADYKIKILRAKKNASVAVDDDFIYLKEPPGADPKKRPSILNRLYKKELELYVEEILPFWEAKIKETASEIKYRDMKSKWGSCNSYTGIITLNTKLAALPCECAEMVLVHEFVHFKERLHNDRFKRYMTKYLPDWKERVKLLNSEDY